The following proteins come from a genomic window of Trifolium pratense cultivar HEN17-A07 linkage group LG4, ARS_RC_1.1, whole genome shotgun sequence:
- the LOC123919739 gene encoding uncharacterized protein LOC123919739: MGNCQAAEAATVLLHHPGNKIERIYWSVSANEIMNSNPGHYVALVVSSTTLKSENGAPVKHLKLLRPDDTLLIGQVYRLISFEDVLKEFASKKCGKLGKLLKESGNHGIQMKHKDSRAPNPSPSSNSDHFGPPKVEQETRSRSNNKSVGRHLVGGSGQWRPALQSIEELGT; the protein is encoded by the exons ATGGGGAATTGTCAAGCGGCGGAGGCGGCGACGGTTTTGCTTCATCATCCAGGGAACAAGATTGAGAGGATTTATTGGTCTGTTAGTGCTAATGAGATTATGAATTCTAATCCTGGTCATTATGTTGCACTTGTTGTTTCATCGACTACTCTGAAATCTGAGAATGGTGCTCCAGTGAAACATCTCAAGCTTTTGAGACCTGATGATACTTTGCTTATTGGTCAGGTTTATCGCTTGATCAGTTTTGAAG ATGTATTGAAGGAGTTTGCTTCTAAGAAATGTGGTAAACTGGGGAAATTGCTGAAAGAGAGTGGTAATCATGGGATACAGATGAAGCATAAAGATTCCAGAGCTCCTAATCCTAGTCCCAGCTCCAACTCTGATCATTTTGGTCCTCCTAAG GTGGAACAGGAAACTCGTAGCAGAAGCAATAACAAAAGTGTTGGAAGGCATTTGGTTGGTGGTAGTGGGCAATGGAGGCCAGCCTTACAGAGCATTGAAGAACTTGGAACTTGA